Part of the Fundulus heteroclitus isolate FHET01 chromosome 20, MU-UCD_Fhet_4.1, whole genome shotgun sequence genome, GACTGGAGTTCAGGGAGTTTAGTTGCAAagttttccaggtctggataaaTGAGGAAACACAGAGAATCTGCGGTATTTCATAGCATCCACCCATCAGTCTGTCCGCCCATCCTTCTTGTCTTCTTCCTCATGTcctatttttcttccactcttcCTTGTGCCCTTGCTTCTTTCTCTAAATACACATTTCCTGCATTTGTGTGTTTGCAataatacagtcatattcactaAATTAGAACATGCATTTCcatgaggcttgtttgtcagattaatagttcctttaaaaaaacaacaaacctttaaatcagtattaaacatactttttattaggGCCCCCATTTCGGCATGAAAAATGTTgcttattggtctgatgcaattttctacttttaaatgctttgttttttattagccAGAGGTGGAAAAATATCataactaacagaaataaaggctttaaaacatcatcagtccaAGTTAATCTATAGAATGTATTTTCCTTTGTGAATTGGGTTACTGAAATAGAttacttttttaataatattcagatttattgaACCTCACTTTATATCTAATAATAACatcaacaataataaaatatattagagCCCTTGTAATTATGGGTATTTTCTGCGGCACTTTGcacattctttaagataaaCGTCTTTTATCACACACATGGCTGTAATTGTTCTCTTCCATCATTGTTTTCACAATAATAACAGCTCTCCAGCATTCCCACCAGGCGTTGTCACTTAATGAGAGAAATATTTGCCAGTGTTGGAGTCGTCATGAGGCTTTGGACATTTTCTACAGGCAGTTCAGAACTGATAAATCCAAACATTTGCATGGAAAAGGGCGCTTATTTGTACGTGTACCCATTCTAAATGAGGCCCCAGACCTTCTACCCTCAAGAACTGCTTTTCTTCAAATAcctttaaaattagaaaaagatTTCATCTAAACGCTGTCAATTCACATGTCAAAGTTGTCAAATGAGCTTATTTACAAATTCAGGaagcttaaaataaatcatatttactCTCAGCTTTAAATAGTGATTAGTGTGTTTAACACTAAACAGGAACTTTATGCAGTTAAATGCAGCTTCAGGCAGAATGTAGTTTTAACTATAAGgatagtagggctgggcaattaatcgatttaatcgattaattcaagTTTACAAGTTTTTAAGATTTGATTTTTGGAaaacttggattttattttgccaatgcctTCATTGGGCTCCCATGAAGAAAATAGCATACAATGCTGACtatatgtttaagaaaatatgttgtaaaaatattgttaaaaggAAGAAGATACACAAACAAAGTTAAgtctgttcttagctcattgtgtaataccactagcagcaatcatttagttatattttcattctttacaacagcagggccgccatcttgtttcacaATTATCTTTCAGAACTtatatttagttgcactttgagttcaggtcaactcccagatgaaaACTTTGAcgtaaaaataagttttaaattaatttatttgtgtgaaacgaaaaggaggaaaaaattgATTAATCAGACTTGGTATAAGAAAATTAGAGATtgtatttttaagccatatctcGCAGCCCTAAATGATAGTTTGTTCACATTGTTGGTCCCCCTCTCATCTAAAGAACATGGCAAACCCAACCTGACCTGCTCGCTTCCCAGGTTTGCTTCTGATTGCTTGATCAGCACCTTGTGACCACTTCTGTCCTAGAAGCTGCCAGCTAGTAGGAGATATTGTAATTTTACCACACAGTTCAAAACAAATCAAGTTTGTTTGTTCTTCAAGGATCCACGAGGCGGGTCGCGGTCGGAGGGAGAAGCGGAGGAAGAAAGCTCCTCGGAAAGCCGCAGCGCTCAGGACGACGGCAGCGACACCAAAGACATTGATCAGGACAACCGTAGCTCCTCTCCGAGCATCCCCAGCCCTCAGCAGGGCAACGAGAGCGACTCAGACTCATCCGCCCAGCCCAACGGGGTTCCACCAGAGGCTGCCGCTCCGGCTGCCGCTCTGCCCAGCACGCCGATCCTTCAAGCCGCCTCCTCTCAGGACCCTCCCATTCCTCCTCAACGTCCGCAAAGCATGGCCCCGGCCGATCCAGCTCAGAGCCCCCCTCCATCTTCTTCGGACCCCCCGCAGTCTGCGGCTGCTCAGTCACCCGCCACGGTCGGCTCGGGCTGCCGAGCGCAGCCGGTCTCTGGTCAACGCCCGACCCCGGCACCGCTGGGTCAGGACCCTCCTCTCGCTCCTGCGTTGCACTTTTCGCCTGCTCTCAACTCCACGCAGCTCCTGCAGCCAAACGGCTCGCCGCCTCAGACCCCGCCACGCTCTGTGCCCTTCTTTAGGGACGCCCAGCTCCCGCACCCGCCTCTTACTTGCCCCCAAGTCAAGCCCCCTCCCACAACCCCGATTCCACCCACTCACAAGCAGCTGCCACAGCCACCCGCAGCACCTTTCCCCCAGATGCCCTCCAATCTCCCACCTCCTCCCGCTCTGAAGCCCCTCAACTCTCTCCCCAACCAGCATCCTCCAGGCGCCCCAcctcctcctctgcagctcaTGCCGCATCCTTTGCCCGCGCACGCGGTTCCATCCCAGCATCCAGTGTCCCCCCAGGTGCAGAACCACCCGGGGAAAAGCATGACCTCTGCCCTCCAAGCAGCCACTCCTTCGCTCCCCGTCACGTCCTCCGCCGCCGGCCCCGTCCCGAACCTGCAGCCGTCCTTCCCACCCCTTCCTCCGAGACCCTCACCGAGCTCTGCTGCAGGAGGGTCACAAGTCCAGATTAAAGAGGAGCCGCTGGATGAGGTGGAGGAGCCCGAGAGCCCGCCGTCTCCTCCCAGGAGCCCCTCACCAGAGCCCACCGTTGTCAACATGGCTAGCCATGCCAGTGAGTCCGCGAGGTACGGCTAAAGTTGTTCCATAAAGAAAAatcattttggttttatttgggCCTGTTCAATAAAAtcctactaaaataaatgttaacataTTGTGGTTCTAGCaccacaaaatgtgaaaatgttcacgTTTTGTAAGTTTTAATGTCTtagagcagaggtgtcaaactaatttctatatgaagtcattaaaagggccgcttgcatgtgtagagacgatacttttcatttcataatttcattccagttcacacagtagtataaaaaatgcacagtaatacaaaagtagcactcttaggcccagtttatacagtttatctgcaaaaaaagttgatattggggtgagttacacttacaggaggcacagtttagCCACTTTAAacactataaaaggatatatgccttttttttggctctcgagggcccGATAATTTACCGTGGcgggccagatttggcccgcgggccttgagtttgacacctgtgtctTAGAGAAACCGATTGATGGCATTCGCTCATGAAAGCCTGTCGTTCTGGTCTCTGTCAGGTTCATTAAACATTTGGATCGTGGCTACAACTCCTGCGCGAGGACGGACCTCTTCTTCACGCCGCTGTCGACCTCCAAGCTGGCCAAGAAACGGGAGGAGGCGGTGGAAAGGTCgaggagagaagctgagctCAGCGCCCGGCAGGAGCGGGAAAGGGAGAAAGACCGAGagcgcgagagagagagagaggcagacaggcacTCTGTGAGAGACTCGCTTTAGTTTATTCATTAATTAGTAAACTAAATGgaattaattaaacaaaaatatttctctgactgttttttttttttctttcttcctctcaGAGGGCGTCCAGCTCTTCCCACGACAGTCGCATGAGCGAGGTGCAGATGACGGCTCAAATCCACGGGCGGCCCTCCTTCGAGCAACCCCCCACCACTGTGGCCGCCGTGCCCCCTTACATCGGCCCGGACACTCCAGCCATGCGGAGCCTGAATGACTACGCCCGGCCCCACGTCATGTCCCCCTCCAACCGCAACCACCCGTTCTACGTCTCCCTGAGCCCCGGCGACCCCCTGCTGGCCTACCACATGCCCGGCCTGTACAGCACGGACCCCGGCCTCAGAGAGCGGGAGCTGAGGAACTTCAGGGAGCGAGAGCTGCGCGAACGAATGAAGCCCGGCTTCGAGGTCAAACCCCCGGACATGGAGGCCCTGCACCCGTCCGCCAACCACCTGGAGCACTTCGCGCGCCACGGCGCACTCGCTCTCCCCCACATACCCGGGCCTTCGCACCCGTTCGCGCAATTCCATCCGGGGCTGAGCCACCTGGAGCGCGAGAGGCTGGCGCTGGCGGGGCCTCAGATGCGCCCCGAGCTGAGTTACGCCGAGAGGCTCACCGCCGAGCGGCTTCACGCCGAGAGGATGGCGTCCGTGGCGCCTGATCAAGCTGCCCGGCTGCAGATGCTCAACGTGACTCCTCATCATCACCAACACTCTCACATTCACTCCCACCTGCACCTCCACCAGCAGGACCCCCTCGGTCAAGGTGCGGTTGAGTGGTTCGCACTTATCCTGTTTTgaaagtttaaaacatttaatttcacgTCTGACCCTCTTTCAGGTTCAAGTCCGCATCCTCTGGTGGACCCTCTGGCAACAGGACCACGTTTGGCACGATTCCCCTTCCCCGGTGGCCCAATCCCAAATCCCTTACTCGCCGATCTCCCTCACGATCACGAGATGCTGCGCCATCCACTGTTTGGTTCGTAATCTTGACTTCTTCTGCAACTTTTACTGTGCTGGTTTaaactggtttcttttttttttcttttttttacaggagCCGCATATCCACGAGAGCTTCAGGGTCCGATTCCTCACATGTCTGCCTCACATCAGCTCCAGGCCATGCATGCTcagtctgcagagctgcagaggatGGCCATGGAGCAGCAGTGGCTTCAAGGCCATCATCTGCATGGAGGCCCTCTGCCAAGCCAGGAAGATTATTACAGGTGAGCATTTTTCAACAGATTTTATACCATCAAAACGGCTTGACGTTTGAAGGCCTAATTTATAGGAACTTCTTGCTAAATgagaatttacaaaaaaaaattctttatttcAGTGATTTTATACAGAAAAGTGAAACTATGTCATTATTGAGTCACTACACAAGGAGTTTATTTTAGTACGTTTTAATAGTTACaacctaacctgactccgccagatggatttgctccgcatatccatctggaaaccttccgttgaagtaattttgggaaggggcgaaaatactggttagctgattggcctatgttggtgatagacgggccaaataaaccaatcagatcaacgaagcatatgacgtactaacagcgacgacgaaaacacaaccacaagctcttgccgaaaccagtcgggagaagagcaaaaacatcttttcctctgagaaaagcctccagagcagtgtttggctcttctttcagtgaagaaatactctaattctgataaaacttgctcgatagccacgctaacgctagtttcatcggctgaagccgccatgttctttagactgaactgtcgcgcttcccgttgcgtcacacctcaacccgcctcaaagccaacgctgattggacgttcgtttggtgaactgctccaaattttctttaacggaaagtagccagactgatctgcgagtgaaaccttgaaagcttgcgagatcaggatggtctcacgaggctagttaCGACCTTTAGTTTCTCTGAAAATTACAGTATTACATGACATTaataaaaagggatttttaatgcaaaaacatTATGTTATAACCATGTTATGGTCTACTACACATTTATTGACACCCTCCATATGGTGAGTAAGCCACAGGAGGTCATCGCTAAAGACGctgaaagttgagtggaaggaaaagtgtcGTAGAAACACAAGCATCAGATGAGCCTTCTGTATCTTCTTACACTTTTGGCTttcatgtgacttcatgctggccTTTAATTGGCTGCTTAAAGATTGTCCTCAGGGCACAGTAAACTGCAGCCGGAGCCAATCGGCacctttttgtgtcattctttaTCCAGTCAGATTAATTCAAAGTCACACCACTGGCAGCTTGGATACTGTTATCGGCCCTTTCCTGGTTTCTCTCCTTCTGGTGGGTCGTCTGCTGAGCTGCTGTCAAGTCATCCTTCCTATCCGTGATATTCTcactttctgaaaaaaaaaacatcacttgaGTTTTCACTAACTGGAAGCCATAAACATCAAAACCAACAGAGGGGaaagcttgaaatatatcactgtgcgtgtaatgaatctatatatgAGTTTCAGTCATAAAAATGAACTTTATGATGACATGTCAGTTCATTGCTCTGCTACTCTGGcactaatttgtcttttttatctgTTGAAGCCGCCTGAAGAAAGAAGGTGACAAGCCATCTTGAGGTGGTGCATGCTCTGAGCTCCTACAGATCGATACTGTGTACTTTTAACactctaaatgtatttttgtgtgctgtcttttgtttgtttgtgttgatcGAGTTTAGAAGAATAGTCGTGGAGCACACGGTGCGTTTCGCGTTCTTCTCAGCTAAGAGTTTCCCTAAGAATTTCCTCTAGTTTTATGGTCC contains:
- the rereb gene encoding arginine-glutamic acid dipeptide repeats protein, with the translated sequence MDDLFSPRRSLNSTQGEIRVGPSHQAKLPELQPRPAPGAQTQTENEELMWTPGVNDCDLLMYLRAARSMAAFAGMCDGGSTEDGCLAASRDDTTLNALNMLHASHYDAAKALQRLVKRPLPKLIEKCWSEDDVKRFIKGLRQYGKNFFRIRKDFLPSKKTGELITFYYHWKKTPEAAGTRAYRQQRRQPSSRKAKTRSTAATVNPPSRNYSVEASSASEDDVDSEDSEQDAKSCSHCGTTTSKDWHQVGRDNALLCSTCRTYENKHGCLPPAPKSANASFMFKPVKVEEEGNSKHGMRTRQSRAPQLSSLRSGLRRFTGSPSTEDSQSSNQTFPTGGISNSLRSSADHKNDSTKKINKKIKEEVTAPKTAKRVRESPALESDEPEKATPKRPKTQDPRGGSRSEGEAEEESSSESRSAQDDGSDTKDIDQDNRSSSPSIPSPQQGNESDSDSSAQPNGVPPEAAAPAAALPSTPILQAASSQDPPIPPQRPQSMAPADPAQSPPPSSSDPPQSAAAQSPATVGSGCRAQPVSGQRPTPAPLGQDPPLAPALHFSPALNSTQLLQPNGSPPQTPPRSVPFFRDAQLPHPPLTCPQVKPPPTTPIPPTHKQLPQPPAAPFPQMPSNLPPPPALKPLNSLPNQHPPGAPPPPLQLMPHPLPAHAVPSQHPVSPQVQNHPGKSMTSALQAATPSLPVTSSAAGPVPNLQPSFPPLPPRPSPSSAAGGSQVQIKEEPLDEVEEPESPPSPPRSPSPEPTVVNMASHASESARFIKHLDRGYNSCARTDLFFTPLSTSKLAKKREEAVERSRREAELSARQEREREKDREREREREADRHSRASSSSHDSRMSEVQMTAQIHGRPSFEQPPTTVAAVPPYIGPDTPAMRSLNDYARPHVMSPSNRNHPFYVSLSPGDPLLAYHMPGLYSTDPGLRERELRNFRERELRERMKPGFEVKPPDMEALHPSANHLEHFARHGALALPHIPGPSHPFAQFHPGLSHLERERLALAGPQMRPELSYAERLTAERLHAERMASVAPDQAARLQMLNVTPHHHQHSHIHSHLHLHQQDPLGQGSSPHPLVDPLATGPRLARFPFPGGPIPNPLLADLPHDHEMLRHPLFGAAYPRELQGPIPHMSASHQLQAMHAQSAELQRMAMEQQWLQGHHLHGGPLPSQEDYYSRLKKEGDKPS